The following are encoded together in the Humulus lupulus chromosome 5, drHumLupu1.1, whole genome shotgun sequence genome:
- the LOC133780047 gene encoding uncharacterized protein LOC133780047, translated as MEDTEIKRVLEASGFTRSEMPFKYLGIPICARRLSTSECEVLVEKMVQKIRVWGSRNISFAGRVTLINFVLISIYSYWAQLMVIPKRVLKKINAICRSFLWQGIAESYTPGYVAWEQLCKSKSEGGLGIRNSLLWNTAAIAKYVWAIASKKDNLWVRWIHSVYLKDENWWDYISPINGSWYWKQIVRVKEKYKLLSNFQALMIGKYSVNMGYKMLCEEQEKVTWHREVWNRYNVPKHSFITWLAIQSHLQTKDKLFSFHIFQDTTCFFCEEAVETATHLFFECEFSSRCLLEIKKWLDWRVRNRPLPELLRCISRAKLQRFKKQVLRATVASLVYQIWVNRNDCLWNQKMQTIAACVQVIKCNVKHRITSIRTKQFTQKEKEWFDTL; from the coding sequence ATGGAGGATACTGAGATTAAGAGAGTCCTGGAAGCTTCGGGGTTTACTCGAAGTGAGATGCCGTTTAAATACTTGGGAATCCCAATTTGTGCTAGAAGACTTTCAACATCGGAATGTGAAGTGTTGGTGGAAAAAATGGTTCAAAAAATTCGAGTTTGGGGATCTCGGAATATCTCATTTGCTGGTCGGGTCACTTTAATAAATTTTGTCCTCATCTCAATTTACTCTTATTGGGCACAACTTATGGTAATACCAAAGAGAGTGCTCAAAAAGATTAATGCCATTTGTAGGTCTTTTTTATGGCAAGGTATTGCTGAATCATACACCCCGGGGTATGTAGCTTGGGAGCAGTTGTGTAAATCAAAATCTGAAGGGGGTTTGGGGATTCGAAATTCACTGCTTTGGAACACAGCTGCGATTGCAAAATATGTTTGGGCTATAGCCTCAAAGAAAGACAATCTATGGGTGAGGTGGATACATAGCGTctatttgaaagatgagaattggtGGGACTATATTTCTCCTATTAATGGCAGTTGGTATTGGAAGCAGATTGTACGAGTCaaagaaaaatataaacttcTTTCTAACTTCCAGGCTCTAATGATAGGGAAGTATAGTGTCAACATGGGTTACAAGATGCTTTGTGAGGAGCAAGAGAAGGTGACTTGGCACCGAGAGGTATGGAATCGCTATAATGTTCCTAAACACAGTTTTATTACTTGGCTAGCAATTCAAAGTCATCTACAGACCAAAGACAAGTTGTTTTCTTTCCATATCTTTCAAGATACAACCtgttttttttgtgaagaagcAGTTGAGACAGCAACACACTTATTTTTTGAGTGTGAATTCAGCTCTAGATGCCTATTAGAGATCAAGAAATGGTTAGATTGGAGAGTGAGGAATAGACCTCTGCCTGAGCTGCTGCGGTGTATCTCAAGGGCGAAGCTTCAGCGTTTCAAGAAGCAGGTGTTGCGGGCAACAGTTGCTAGTTTGGTTTACCAAATTTGGGTAAACAGAAATGATTGTTTGTGGAACCAGAAGATGCAAACAATTGCAGCTTGTGTACAGGTGATTAAATGTAATGTAAAGCATAGAATTACTAGCATTAGAACTAAACAATTTACACAGAAAGAGAAGGAATGGTTTGATACATTATAA